A window from Theobroma cacao cultivar B97-61/B2 chromosome 3, Criollo_cocoa_genome_V2, whole genome shotgun sequence encodes these proteins:
- the LOC18604726 gene encoding uncharacterized endoplasmic reticulum membrane protein C16E8.02, with amino-acid sequence MGKPGLFDLENHFAFYGAYHSNPINILIHTLFVWPIFFTSLVLFYFTPTIYDLSQSGILPSGLNPVLILNYGFVFALIYGLFYVILDKKAGSLAALLCLACWVGASFLAAKLGYSLAWKVVLAAQLFCWTGQFLGHGVFEKRAPALLDNLVQAFLMAPFFVLLEVLQSFFGYEPSPGFHGRVKAKIEAEIKEWQDKKQKKVS; translated from the exons ATGGGAAAGCCAGGATTGTTCGATCTTGAGAATCATTTTGCATTCTATGGGGCATATCACAGTAACCCAATTAACATTTTGATACACACTTTATTTGTGTGGCcgatatttttcacttctcttGTTCTTTTCTACTTTACTCCTACTATTTATGATCTTTCTCAATCTGGGATTTTGCCATCTGGGCTTAATCctgttttgattttaaattatggGTTTGTTTTTGCTCTTATCTATGGATTGTTTTATGTAATTTTGGATAAGAAAGCTGGGTCCTTAGCTGCTCTGCTTTGTTTAGCTTGCTGGGTTGGGGCTAGTTTTCTTGCTGCAAAGCTTGGATATTCTCTGGCTTGGAAG GTTGTGCTGGCTGCTCAGTTGTTCTGTTGGACTGGACAGTTTCTAGGCCATGGAGTGTTTGAG AAACGGGCACCAGCTCTGTTGGACAATCTTGTTCAAGCTTTTCTGATGGCTCCGTTCTTTGTTTTGCTGGAG GTTCTTCAATCATTCTTCGGATATGAACCATCTCCAGGGTTTCATGGACGTGTGAAAGCTAAGATAGAAGCTGAAATCAAGGAGTGGCAGGAcaagaaacagaaaaaagtTTCTTAG